From Microbacterium sp. 10M-3C3:
CGACGTGCGCTACGTCAAGCCGCACGGCGCGCTGTACCACGCCGTCACGGTGTCGCCGGAGCAGGCGGATGCGGTGGCCGCCGCGGTCGCGGACGTGTCGGCGGCGCTCGGGCGGGCCCTGCCGGTCCTCGGCCTCGACGGCGAGATCGCCCGCGCCGTCGCGGCGGCCGGACTGCCGTTCCGCCGTGAGGCGTTCCTCGACCGGGGCTACACCCCGACGGGCGCGCTCGTGCCGCGCGGGCAGCCCGGCGACCTGCTCGAGGATCCCGATGCGGTCGCCGCGCGCGCGGTGCGGCTCGCCGTCGACGGCGTCGTGGACGCGGTCGACGGCACCGTGGTGGACGCCGACGCGGTGTCGCTGTGCGTCCACGGCGACACCCCGCAGGCCGTCGCGATGGCCGTCGCCGTGCGCCGCGCACTCGCCTCCGCCGGCGTCCGCGTCGCCGCGGCCTGGTGAGCGGCGGGGGACGACGGTGACGCGCGCGGAGCGGAAGATCGGGCCTTTCGGCGACCGCGCGCTGCTCGCGGAGACCGCGACGCTGGCAGACGCGCTCGCCCTGCACGCCGCCCTCGCGGCCACCCGCCCGCCGGGCCTGCGCGAGCTCGTCCCCGCCGCGCGCACCGTGCTCGCGGTCGTCGACCCGGCGCGGCTGAGCCTCGCGGCGGCGGCCGCCTGGATCGCGGACGTCGAGGTGACCGCGGATGCGGCGGCGCCGGGGCCGCTCGTGGAGGTGCCGATCCGCTACGACGGCGCCGACCTCGCCGACACCGCCGCGCTCCTGGGCGTGTCGGCGGACGAGCTCGTGCGGCGGCATGCCGGGGCGCGCTGGCGTGTCGCCTTCACGGGCTTCGCGCCCGGGTTCGCGTACCTCGTGAGCGAGGACTGGGCCTTCGACGTGCCGCGGCTCGCGTCGCCGCGCACGCGGGTCCCCGCCGGTGCCGTCGGCCTCGCCGGCGGCTTCTCGGGCGCCTACCCGCGCGAGACGCCC
This genomic window contains:
- a CDS encoding 5-oxoprolinase subunit PxpA — its product is MRTIDLNADLGETVDGVPTADDEAMFAVISSANVACGGHAGDAASMREAVERAERHGVAIGAHPSYADRANVGRVRHDPPPAQLRASVRGQLEALRAAGADVRYVKPHGALYHAVTVSPEQADAVAAAVADVSAALGRALPVLGLDGEIARAVAAAGLPFRREAFLDRGYTPTGALVPRGQPGDLLEDPDAVAARAVRLAVDGVVDAVDGTVVDADAVSLCVHGDTPQAVAMAVAVRRALASAGVRVAAAW